DNA from Desulfotomaculum sp.:
GAACTGGGCGCATACATAATAGACTTCGATGCGCTGGGCCACGAGTTAATGAAGCCCGGCCAGAAAACCTGGCGGAAACTTGTTGATTACTTCGGCGCCGGAATATTGAACGAGGACCAGACTATTGACAGGATAAGACTTTCCTCAATAGTTTTTGACTCCTCCATGGAATTGGGCAGACTGAACGAAATGATCCATCCGGAAATTTTAAAAGAAAGTGAAAGAATTACAGAGGAGATATTACACGATGATCCCAGCGCCGTCATCATCAAGGACGTGCCCCTGCTTTCTGAATCCTTTGCAAAAAACATGGCAAATTATGTCATCGTAGCCTGGTCAAGCGAGGATTCGCAGATCAAGAGGCTTTCGGAAAGGGGCTTGGACGAGTTCGAGGCAAAAAAAAGGATTCAAGCACAGCCTCCCCTGAACGAGAAGCTGAAGTTTGCGGACTTTGTCATTTATACTGACCTGACAATTGAAGACACAAAAAAACAGGTTGCCCAGGTTTTTAAAATACTCCGGAACCCGACTTAGCGCGGATCTTTTCGTTTGCTTCTTCCAATGTGCCGTAGCCGTGCATTTTAACCATAGCCAGCAGGATTACCACAGCCCCGTTGATTCCCTTTGACTTCAGCCTCAGGCAGTTTTGATAATAAAGATCCAGTGTCTTCCTGGAATAGGTAAGCAGTTCACCCCGGATGTAGGTCTCCATTGAGGTTGACGTACTACTGTCCTGTGAACTGTATATCGGCCTGCCTCTTCCGACAATATCCGGGTATTTATTCATGGCTTCCTTCTGCCACTCAACTTCTATAGCAACTATCCTATTGACCAGCAGAATGGTTTCCCGATCCAATTCGGGCAGCAGGTGTTTTATCTCAAAGTATCTCAGAGGCAGGGTCGACTGCATCATCCGGGCGTATTTTTCGGCTAAAAGGTTTCGATTGCTGACAGCGGCTTCATCAAGATCGTTAAGGTAACTTTCCAGAGCCTCAGTCGACCAGCCGGCGAACTGGCTGGCGCGCATTATCTTAAAGGTTTTCGGATTGTCCTGGCATGATGCCCTGCCGTACATGTCCTTGACATTTTGGAACATCTCAAATTCCTTGCCGACGATCTTTAAAATTAATTCCTTTCTTTCAGCCACCGGTATCCCCCCTTTTAAACGTTTATTAATTTATAGTATGAATCGTTTCGTGTAAAAAGCAAGCCCGAAATATGAATAGTCAATTTTAATTTTTGGCTTTAAAAGAATGTTTTTTTACAGAAACAAAATCACCATCTTAGGTGATGTTTTTAGACGCTGTGATGATTTACTGATTTAATTAACTTTTAAACAAAGAGAGGGGAGATGCCTGAAACGAAAAGATTAGTGACCGGTACAATTGATCGCCTACAGAGG
Protein-coding regions in this window:
- a CDS encoding dephospho-CoA kinase, with translation MVIAALTGSIASGKSTVAGFFKELGAYIIDFDALGHELMKPGQKTWRKLVDYFGAGILNEDQTIDRIRLSSIVFDSSMELGRLNEMIHPEILKESERITEEILHDDPSAVIIKDVPLLSESFAKNMANYVIVAWSSEDSQIKRLSERGLDEFEAKKRIQAQPPLNEKLKFADFVIYTDLTIEDTKKQVAQVFKILRNPT
- a CDS encoding DUF4125 domain-containing protein, producing the protein MAERKELILKIVGKEFEMFQNVKDMYGRASCQDNPKTFKIMRASQFAGWSTEALESYLNDLDEAAVSNRNLLAEKYARMMQSTLPLRYFEIKHLLPELDRETILLVNRIVAIEVEWQKEAMNKYPDIVGRGRPIYSSQDSSTSTSMETYIRGELLTYSRKTLDLYYQNCLRLKSKGINGAVVILLAMVKMHGYGTLEEANEKIRAKSGSGVF